A window from Prochlorococcus marinus CUG1435 encodes these proteins:
- a CDS encoding DUF805 domain-containing protein — protein sequence MLNDFFIAYKEFWIKATDFKGFTSRSDWWLVQLANLIISFLTIPIFLKTYGFNAYGLVCIIPQIAIDIRRIRDFGKDWKWIFINLIPIFGWILWFIWLGFGKTGNGKNKLM from the coding sequence ATGCTTAATGACTTTTTCATTGCATATAAAGAGTTTTGGATTAAAGCTACAGACTTCAAAGGATTCACATCTCGATCGGACTGGTGGTTAGTTCAACTAGCGAATCTTATAATTTCTTTCCTAACTATCCCAATATTTTTAAAAACGTATGGTTTCAATGCTTATGGATTAGTTTGTATTATTCCTCAAATAGCTATTGATATAAGAAGAATCAGAGATTTTGGAAAAGATTGGAAATGGATTTTTATTAATTTAATACCTATCTTCGGATGGATCTTGTGGTTCATCTGGCTAGGCTTTGGAAAGACTGGAAATGGGAAAAATAAACTTATGTAA
- a CDS encoding DMT family transporter, which yields MIGILSAFGAAASWTYACFIWRSQTQKYKTIDINLIKNIIAFLVFTPAFISISSTTELKNIFILLVSGIIGIGLGDTFYLKSLQTIGTRKTLSVETLSPLMAAFSGEIFINEDLTIKSWVGLIIVSISLFIILKKGNDFKDENSPLLEKNNFKIFAFPFLSVLCAVLGGLFSRIVFLQSNLSPFITTEIRLIGAIIFLITLKGFKINFFLKNIEKKEQKKFLLSILLGTNIGILLQQIVFKTLPIGIGWALLSTSPVISLLFAKNEEREITKKIIFFTCFLFFGLTLIII from the coding sequence TTGATTGGAATCCTATCTGCTTTTGGAGCTGCTGCATCTTGGACTTATGCTTGCTTTATTTGGCGCTCGCAAACTCAGAAATATAAAACAATAGATATTAATTTAATAAAAAATATAATAGCTTTTTTAGTTTTTACACCTGCCTTTATTAGTATTAGTTCTACAACTGAATTAAAAAACATATTTATCCTATTAGTTAGTGGAATAATAGGTATTGGTTTAGGTGATACTTTCTACCTAAAGTCATTACAAACAATCGGTACAAGAAAAACTTTATCTGTAGAAACTCTTTCTCCGTTAATGGCTGCTTTTTCAGGGGAAATTTTTATTAATGAAGATTTAACAATTAAATCATGGGTTGGGTTAATCATAGTATCGATTTCGCTATTCATAATTCTCAAAAAAGGGAATGATTTTAAAGATGAAAACTCACCTTTATTAGAAAAAAATAATTTTAAGATTTTTGCTTTTCCTTTTTTATCAGTTTTATGTGCTGTTCTTGGAGGTCTTTTTTCAAGGATTGTTTTCCTACAAAGCAATTTATCACCTTTCATTACAACTGAGATAAGATTAATAGGTGCAATAATTTTTTTAATAACTTTAAAAGGGTTTAAGATCAATTTTTTCTTAAAAAACATAGAAAAAAAAGAACAAAAAAAATTTTTGCTTTCAATACTTCTTGGAACCAATATAGGAATATTGCTACAACAAATTGTATTTAAAACTCTTCCCATAGGAATAGGTTGGGCATTATTAAGCACATCTCCAGTAATTTCTTTACTTTTCGCTAAGAATGAGGAAAGAGAAATTACCAAAAAAATAATATTTTTTACTTGTTTTTTATTTTTTGGCTTAACATTAATAATTATTTAA
- a CDS encoding restriction endonuclease subunit S: MNKIINKKHNKSEPWFKWLTRELNSYEAFKDFESGKNPRDVAEDFISRNSTAISKVFEDFDEEDKDILDQFLKLTECEMHVFRILEKQIEFSKKVRFVDFKKRKK, from the coding sequence ATGAACAAAATCATAAATAAAAAACATAATAAAAGTGAACCATGGTTTAAATGGTTAACGAGAGAACTTAATTCTTATGAAGCTTTTAAGGATTTCGAATCCGGAAAGAATCCACGAGATGTAGCAGAGGATTTTATTTCTAGAAATAGTACTGCTATATCAAAAGTTTTCGAAGATTTTGATGAAGAAGATAAAGATATACTCGATCAGTTTCTTAAATTAACCGAATGCGAGATGCATGTGTTTAGAATCCTTGAAAAACAAATAGAATTTAGCAAGAAGGTAAGATTTGTAGATTTTAAAAAAAGGAAAAAATGA